Proteins encoded together in one Helicobacter pylori window:
- the ruvA gene encoding Holliday junction branch migration protein RuvA, with translation MIVGLIGVVEKISALEVHIEVQGVVYGVQVSMRTSALLQAGQKARLKILQVIKEDAHLLYGFLEEGEKILFERLLKINGVGGRIALAILSSFSPNEFESIIATKEVKRLQQVPSIGKKLADKIMVDLIGFFIQDENRPARNEVFLALESLGFKSTEINQVLKTLKPNLSIEVAIKEALQQLRS, from the coding sequence ATGATAGTGGGTTTGATAGGGGTTGTGGAAAAAATTTCCGCTTTAGAAGTGCATATAGAAGTGCAAGGGGTTGTTTATGGGGTGCAAGTTTCTATGCGAACTTCTGCCTTGCTTCAAGCGGGCCAAAAAGCGCGTTTGAAAATCTTGCAAGTGATCAAAGAAGATGCGCATCTTTTATACGGGTTTTTAGAAGAGGGCGAAAAAATCCTTTTTGAAAGGCTTTTGAAAATCAATGGGGTAGGGGGGCGTATCGCTTTAGCCATTCTTTCAAGCTTTTCGCCGAACGAATTTGAAAGCATTATCGCCACCAAAGAAGTCAAAAGACTCCAGCAAGTCCCAAGCATTGGCAAAAAGCTCGCTGATAAGATCATGGTGGATTTGATTGGCTTTTTCATTCAAGATGAAAACAGACCTGCACGCAATGAAGTCTTTTTAGCCCTAGAGAGTTTGGGCTTTAAAAGCACCGAAATCAACCAAGTCTTAAAAACCCTAAAACCCAATCTCAGCATAGAAGTAGCGATTAAAGAAGCCTTACAACAACTGCGCTCTTAA
- the murJ gene encoding murein biosynthesis integral membrane protein MurJ translates to MLKKIFLTNSLGILCSRIFGFLRDLMMANILGAGVYSDIFFVAFKLPNLFRRIFAEGSFSQSFLPSFIRSSIKGSFASLVGLIFCGVLFMWCLLVALNPLWLTKLLAYGFDEETLKLCAPIVAINFWYLLLVFITTFLGALLQYKHSFFASAYSASLLNLCMILALFISKEKTHLEALYYLSYGVLLGGVAQILLHFYPLIKLGLWDLLFKGLLSFKTKNALKKEYRLNRVKKDLKGFFKQFFPSVLGNSSAQIASFLDTTIASFLASGSVSYLYYANRVFQLPLALFAIAISSALFPSIAIAIKNNQQDLVLQRLQKAWFFLVGVLLFCSIGGIMLSKEITELLFERGQFSPKDTLITSQVFSLYLLGLLPFGLTKLFSLWLYAKLEQKKAAKISLTSLFLGLTASLSLMPLLGVLGLALANSLSGLFLFVLTIKAFGFQSFLGIIKNLKSWLVILFLACVEILLLLAFKSWVTHLYLFYYFQGF, encoded by the coding sequence ATGCTAAAAAAAATATTTTTAACGAATAGCTTAGGGATTTTATGCTCTAGGATTTTTGGCTTTTTGCGGGATTTGATGATGGCCAATATTCTAGGGGCTGGGGTGTATAGCGATATTTTCTTTGTGGCTTTCAAATTGCCTAATTTATTCAGGCGTATTTTTGCGGAGGGCTCTTTTTCTCAAAGCTTTTTACCAAGCTTCATACGAAGTTCCATTAAAGGGAGCTTTGCGAGTTTGGTGGGGCTTATTTTTTGTGGCGTTTTATTCATGTGGTGCTTATTAGTGGCACTCAATCCCTTATGGCTAACCAAACTCCTAGCTTACGGCTTTGATGAAGAAACGCTCAAACTATGTGCCCCCATTGTAGCGATCAATTTTTGGTATCTTTTATTGGTGTTTATCACCACTTTTTTAGGCGCGCTTTTACAATACAAACACAGCTTTTTTGCCAGCGCTTATAGCGCAAGCTTACTCAATTTATGCATGATTTTAGCCCTTTTTATTTCTAAAGAAAAAACGCATTTAGAAGCGTTGTATTATTTGAGCTACGGCGTGCTTTTAGGGGGCGTGGCTCAAATCTTATTACACTTTTATCCTTTAATAAAATTAGGCTTATGGGATTTATTATTTAAGGGGTTGTTGAGCTTTAAAACTAAAAACGCGCTCAAAAAAGAATATCGTTTGAATAGGGTTAAAAAGGATCTGAAAGGGTTTTTCAAGCAGTTTTTCCCCAGCGTTTTAGGCAATTCTAGCGCTCAGATCGCTTCTTTTTTAGACACCACAATCGCCTCTTTTTTAGCGAGCGGGAGCGTGTCTTATTTGTATTACGCTAATAGAGTCTTCCAGCTCCCTTTAGCCTTATTTGCTATCGCTATCTCTAGTGCCCTTTTCCCCAGCATTGCGATCGCTATTAAAAACAATCAGCAGGATTTAGTCTTACAACGCTTGCAAAAGGCGTGGTTTTTTTTGGTGGGGGTTTTGCTTTTTTGCAGCATTGGGGGGATCATGCTAAGCAAAGAAATCACCGAGCTTTTATTTGAAAGGGGTCAGTTTAGCCCTAAAGACACCTTAATCACTTCGCAAGTCTTTTCGCTCTATCTTTTAGGCTTGCTCCCTTTTGGGCTAACTAAACTCTTTTCTTTGTGGCTTTATGCGAAATTAGAGCAAAAAAAAGCGGCTAAAATCTCTTTAACTTCGCTTTTTTTAGGTTTAACGGCTTCTTTGAGTTTAATGCCTTTGTTAGGGGTTTTAGGCTTGGCGTTAGCGAATAGCTTGAGCGGGCTGTTTTTATTTGTTTTAACAATAAAAGCGTTTGGCTTTCAGTCATTCTTGGGTATAATCAAGAATTTAAAATCATGGCTTGTAATCCTTTTCCTCGCTTGCGTGGAAATCTTATTACTCTTAGCGTTCAAATCGTGGGTTACGCATTTATATTTATTTTATTATTTTCAAGGTTTTTAA
- a CDS encoding DUF342 domain-containing protein has protein sequence MSLERFAPIKVERCKDIQKELKKVAAENKLQTEDLWFEILKTSIFIKNSAKDDFSEAFGGELQQLEEEEYYEKKELTLYQTHDIKIKSNVYKRFFEVEVDEDLSKIEIILDECFIVLDTEEHYQEMFAYIKECLAFQGVVFRHLSQMYENLKTELRKYQKEAQNKRFILYASLTFIPNVEEQSHFLLEEEYLPTHTIFLSDQEESFVKENYYIAKENQKVACVNCPKQGRDGRNLKGLYIELPKVAHSPTPIGHDKNAFEEREEDNALVYYSKALQGVKMEKGRLVSKQNFIFKNGIKSIETPNLLGGVESGLALEIQAKDELSDAIDSNLILEASAINIKGNVGKNVILVAKEITIEGQIHPESYVYANQARITNHKGVCYAKEFECKYLERAKVYANSVKVEASAGSVVYAKEIALEKLKSDNKLYFSKQCWIDEVDGNGNRFIFYAFGGRENQEELKIAKQKLNALGLKSKKIIAQHQSLNHLVKNHQAIMEKLKNATEEIKRSLMQQESVKDAYSEFMFALKRLKILKAQMLELQKINNECYAKLISIENSFQHASITTKNPFKQENIVIYHRNYPKVSNSTAMLSHNESVNVIYEDHKIKKVPKSAIKG, from the coding sequence ATGAGCTTGGAGCGTTTTGCCCCTATAAAAGTTGAGCGGTGCAAAGACATTCAAAAAGAATTAAAAAAAGTGGCCGCTGAAAATAAATTACAAACAGAAGATCTATGGTTTGAGATTTTAAAAACTTCTATTTTTATCAAAAACAGCGCTAAAGACGATTTTAGCGAGGCTTTTGGTGGGGAATTGCAGCAATTAGAAGAAGAGGAATACTATGAAAAAAAAGAGCTAACCCTTTATCAAACCCATGATATTAAAATCAAATCAAACGTTTATAAACGCTTTTTTGAAGTGGAAGTGGATGAAGATTTAAGCAAAATAGAAATTATTTTAGACGAGTGTTTTATTGTCCTAGACACTGAAGAGCATTACCAAGAAATGTTTGCATATATTAAAGAGTGTTTAGCCTTTCAAGGTGTGGTGTTTCGCCACCTTTCACAAATGTATGAAAATTTAAAAACAGAATTAAGAAAATATCAAAAAGAAGCCCAAAACAAGCGCTTTATTTTATACGCTTCTTTAACCTTTATCCCTAATGTAGAAGAACAATCCCATTTTTTATTAGAAGAAGAATACCTTCCAACCCATACCATTTTTTTAAGCGATCAAGAAGAATCGTTTGTTAAAGAAAATTACTATATCGCTAAAGAAAACCAAAAAGTCGCTTGCGTGAATTGCCCCAAACAAGGCAGAGACGGCCGTAATCTTAAAGGCCTTTATATTGAATTGCCTAAAGTTGCCCATTCGCCCACCCCTATAGGGCATGACAAAAACGCTTTTGAAGAAAGAGAAGAAGATAACGCCTTAGTGTATTACTCCAAAGCCTTACAAGGGGTTAAAATGGAAAAGGGGCGTTTGGTTTCTAAGCAAAATTTTATCTTTAAAAACGGGATCAAGTCCATTGAAACGCCTAATCTTTTAGGGGGAGTGGAGAGCGGGTTAGCTTTAGAGATCCAAGCTAAAGACGAATTGAGCGATGCGATCGATTCTAACCTCATTTTAGAAGCGAGTGCGATTAATATTAAGGGCAATGTGGGCAAGAATGTGATCTTAGTGGCCAAAGAAATCACTATAGAGGGGCAAATCCACCCTGAAAGCTATGTCTATGCCAATCAGGCGCGTATCACTAACCATAAGGGGGTGTGCTACGCTAAAGAGTTTGAGTGCAAGTATTTGGAGCGCGCTAAAGTGTATGCCAATAGCGTTAAAGTGGAAGCGAGCGCAGGGAGCGTGGTCTATGCGAAAGAAATCGCTTTAGAAAAGCTCAAAAGCGACAACAAGCTGTATTTTTCCAAGCAATGTTGGATTGATGAGGTGGATGGCAATGGCAACCGCTTTATTTTTTACGCTTTTGGGGGGCGAGAAAACCAAGAAGAATTGAAGATCGCTAAACAAAAACTCAATGCGTTAGGGTTAAAATCTAAAAAAATCATCGCTCAGCACCAGTCCTTAAACCATTTAGTCAAAAACCATCAAGCCATCATGGAAAAGCTTAAAAACGCCACTGAAGAAATCAAACGATCTTTAATGCAACAAGAAAGCGTGAAAGACGCTTATAGCGAGTTTATGTTTGCTTTAAAGCGTTTGAAAATCTTAAAAGCTCAAATGTTAGAATTGCAAAAAATCAATAACGAATGCTACGCTAAACTCATCAGCATAGAAAACAGCTTCCAGCATGCAAGCATTACGACTAAAAACCCTTTCAAGCAAGAAAATATTGTGATTTACCATCGCAATTACCCCAAAGTGAGCAATTCAACCGCCATGTTAAGCCATAATGAAAGCGTGAATGTGATCTATGAAGATCATAAAATCAAAAAAGTCCCTAAAAGTGCGATAAAAGGCTAG
- the cysS gene encoding cysteine--tRNA ligase, with translation MFIYDTKLKQKVPFEPLVHNKANIYVCGPTVYDDAHLGHARSAIAFDLLRRTLELSGYEVMLVRNFTDIDDKIINKALKENKSIQELSSIYIESYTRDLNALNVKQPSLEPKASEYLDAMVRMIETLLEKNFAYQVSNGDIYLDTSKDKDYGSLSMHNSSVEFSRIGLVQEKRLEQDFVLWKSYKGDNDVGFDSPLGKGRPGWHIECSSMVFETLALANAPYQIDIHAGGADLLFPHHENEACQTRCAFGVELAKYWMHNGFVNINNEKMSKSLGNSFFIKDALKNYDGEILRNYLLGVHYRSVLNFNEEDLLVSKKRLDKIYRLKQRVLGTLGGINPNFKKEILECMQDDLNVSKALSVLESMLSSTNEKLDQNPKNKALKGEILANLKFVEELLGIGFKDPSAYFQLGVSESEKQEIENKIEERKRAKEQKDFLKADSIREELLQQKIALMDTPQGTIWEKLF, from the coding sequence ATGTTCATTTATGATACCAAATTAAAACAAAAAGTCCCTTTTGAGCCTTTAGTCCACAATAAGGCGAATATTTATGTGTGCGGGCCTACGGTGTATGATGACGCTCATTTAGGGCATGCCAGGAGCGCGATTGCTTTTGATTTGTTGAGGCGCACGCTTGAATTGAGCGGCTATGAAGTGATGCTAGTAAGGAATTTCACGGATATTGACGATAAAATCATCAACAAAGCCCTAAAAGAAAACAAAAGCATTCAAGAATTAAGCAGCATTTACATTGAATCTTACACGAGGGATTTGAACGCTTTGAACGTGAAACAACCCAGCCTAGAGCCTAAAGCGAGCGAGTATTTAGACGCTATGGTGCGCATGATTGAAACGCTTTTAGAAAAAAATTTCGCTTATCAGGTCTCTAATGGGGATATTTATTTAGACACGAGCAAGGATAAAGATTACGGCTCTTTGAGCATGCATAATAGCAGTGTGGAATTTAGCCGTATCGGTTTGGTGCAAGAAAAACGGCTTGAGCAGGATTTTGTGTTGTGGAAAAGCTATAAGGGGGATAATGATGTGGGCTTTGATAGCCCTTTAGGCAAAGGGCGCCCCGGCTGGCATATAGAATGCTCTAGCATGGTTTTTGAAACTTTAGCGCTCGCTAACGCCCCTTATCAAATTGATATTCATGCAGGCGGAGCGGATTTGTTATTCCCCCACCATGAAAATGAAGCGTGCCAAACCCGTTGCGCCTTTGGCGTGGAGCTTGCCAAATACTGGATGCATAACGGCTTTGTGAATATCAATAACGAAAAAATGTCTAAAAGTTTAGGGAATAGCTTTTTCATTAAAGACGCTCTCAAAAACTATGATGGCGAAATTTTGCGCAATTACTTACTAGGGGTGCATTATCGCTCTGTTTTGAATTTCAATGAAGAAGACTTGTTAGTGAGTAAAAAACGCTTGGATAAAATCTATCGCTTAAAACAGCGCGTTTTAGGGACTTTGGGAGGAATAAACCCAAATTTTAAAAAAGAAATTTTAGAGTGCATGCAAGATGATTTAAACGTTTCTAAAGCGTTGAGCGTTTTAGAAAGCATGCTTTCTTCTACGAATGAAAAACTGGATCAAAACCCTAAAAACAAGGCTTTAAAGGGCGAAATTTTAGCGAATTTGAAATTTGTAGAAGAACTGCTTGGCATCGGGTTTAAAGACCCTAGCGCCTATTTCCAATTAGGCGTGAGCGAGAGCGAAAAACAAGAAATTGAAAACAAGATAGAAGAAAGAAAACGCGCCAAAGAACAAAAAGATTTTTTAAAAGCCGATAGCATCAGAGAAGAGCTTTTACAACAAAAAATCGCTTTGATGGACACCCCACAAGGCACGATTTGGGAGAAGCTTTTTTAA